A stretch of the Capsicum annuum cultivar UCD-10X-F1 chromosome 8, UCD10Xv1.1, whole genome shotgun sequence genome encodes the following:
- the LOC107839345 gene encoding probable serine/threonine-protein kinase WNK6 isoform X5 — MSFGAGSGSSYHSGNGVRVESPLRHSSSNHGGFFGSSANDRPVNQADYVEKDPTGRYVRYSEVLGKGAFKTVYKAFDLLDGIEVAWSRVKVEDVLQSPNNLGKLYAEMHLLRKLKHDNIMKFCDSWVDGKKRTVNMITELFTSGNLRQYRKKYRSVDMKAIKNWARQILQGLDYLHSQNPPIIHRDLKCDNIFVNGNTGEIKIGDLGLATIMEQPTVKSVIGTPEFMAPELYEEEYNELVDIYSFGMCMLELVTFEYPYSECKNPAQIFKKVSSGVKPASLGKVTDPQIKAFIEKCLVPVSLRLPAKDLLKDPFLQTENLSKKKDENSISLTLRIKSPSGRIRNIHFNFYLYTDTALLVAAEMVEHLELADHDVDFIADFIDYLIMKILPSWKPSDYFSSGGRSQREESIENYLTLSPITTTSNAQQDDIPVLNMNNQIGSTHRADEDKLYANSNGTSCHVTFASPSHLENVIDGECQGSSATEVMEKDSSAKNSFGFGDYFTCADIISKGSSGNLSELEFMGVFHDDGNGGDYVDCILSNEFGKNLNLEVTLTDTDRDSKRMSLSSNCSFLSLVEKDDQDNELKLELDTIESQYQQCFQELARMKLEAIDACRKRWTTKKKLAGN, encoded by the exons ATGAGTTTCGGGGCTGGATCGGGATCTTCTTATCATTCTGGAAATGGAGTTAGAGTTGAAAGCCCTTTGCGACATTCTTCGAGTAACCACGGTGGATTTTTTGGTTCATCTGCTAATGATCGACCCGTTAACCAAGCCGATTATGTAGAGAAAGACCCTACGGGTCGATATGTTCGG TACAGTGAGGTGTTGGGCAAGGGAGCATTCAAGACTGT CTACAAGGCATTTGACTTACTTGATGGTATTGAAGTTGCATGGAGCCGAGTGAAAGTCGAGGATGTTTTGCAATCACCTAACAATTTGGGAAAGTTATATGCGGAGATGCATCTTCTTAGAAAATTGAAGCATGACAATATAATGAAGTTCTGTGATTCATGGGTTGATGGCAAGAAGAGAACAGTTAACATGATCACTGAACTCTTCACATCTGGGAACTTAAGGCA ATACCGCAAGAAGTATAGAAGCGTTGATATGAAGGCAATAAAGAATTGGGCAAGGCAAATACTTCAAGGGTTAGACTATCTTCACAGTCAGAACCCTCCCATCATTCATAGGGACTTGAAGTGTGACAACATATTTGTCAATGGAAATACTGGAGAAATTAAGATTGGGGACCTTGGATTGGCTACCATTATGGAGCAGCCTACTGTTAAGAGTGTCATTG GGACCCCGGAATTTATGGCCCCGGAGCTTTACGAAGAAGAATACAATGAACTGGTTGACATATATTCCTTCGGCATGTGTATGTTGGAACTAGTAACCTTTGAATATCCTTACAGTGAATGCAAAAATCCTGCTCAAATTTTTAAGAAAGTTAGCTCA GGTGTTAAACCTGCTTCCCTCGGCAAAGTTACTGATCCCCAAATCAAAGCATTCATCGAGAAATGCCTGGTTCCTGTTTCTCTGAGGTTGCCTGCCAAGGACCTTCTCAAAGATCCGTTTCTTCAGACTGAGAATTTAA GTAAGAAGAAGGATGAGAACTCAATTTCACTGACCTTGCGAATTAAAAGCCCTTCAG GCAGAATAAGGAATATACACTTCAACTTTTATCTTTATACTGACACTGCACTCTTAGTTGCAGCGGAGATGGTTGAACATTTGGAACTAGCTGATCATGATGTAGATTTTATTGCTGACTTCATTGACTATCTAATAATGAAAATTTTGCCTAGTTGGAAGCCTTCTGATTATTTTTCTAGTGGAGGGAGAAGCCAAAGAGAAGAATCTATAGAGAACTACCTCACCTTGTCGCCCATCACTACCACATCTAATGCTCAGCAAGATGATATTCCAGTTCTCAATATGAATAACCAAATTGGTAGTACTCATCGAGCTGATGAAGATAAATTGTATGCGAATTCAAATGGCACTTCTTGTCACGTTACTTTTGCTTCCCCGTCACATTTGGAAAATGTGATAGATGGAGAGTGTCAAGGTTCATCTGCTACTGAAGTAATGGAAAAAGATTCTTCTGCAAAGAATTCATTTGGATTTGGGGACTACTTTACATGTGCAGATATAATCTCTAAAGGTTCTAGTGGAAACTTATCAGAGCTAGAGTTCATGGGCGTGTTTCATGACGATGGAAATGGTGGCGATTATGTAGACTGCATATTATCAAATGAATTTGGAAAGAATCTGAATCTGGAGGTGACCTTGACGGATACAGATAGAGATTCTAAACGCATGAGTTTGTCCAGCAATTGTTCATTTTTATCGTTAGTAGAGAAAGATGATCAAGACAACGAGTTAAAGTTAGAGCTTGATACAATTGaatcacaatatcaacaatgcTTTCAAGAACTCGCAAGAATGAAGCTGGAGGCAATAGACGCGTGCAGAAAAAGATGGACCACAAAGAAAAAGTTGGCAGGTAATTAA
- the LOC107839346 gene encoding calcium-binding protein KIC, with product MESKVGEASSEYQDLLPVMAEKLGVDTFVKELSGGFQLLADPTIQLITPSSLQKNSALLGMEGMSREDAEAMVREGDLDGDGALDENEFCILMVRLSPEMMQDAETWLEKALQQQFNPGCF from the coding sequence ATGGAAAGCAAAGTTGGTGAAGCATCAAGCGAATATCAAGACTTGTTACCGGTGATGGCGGAGAAGCTGGGCGTGGATACCTTTGTTAAGGAGCTAAGTGGAGGATTCCAGCTACTGGCTGACCCGACGATCCAGTTGATCACACCCTCTAGTTTGCAAAAAAACTCTGCGCTTTTGGGAATGGAGGGAATGAGCAGAGAAGATGCAGAAGCTATGGTGAGAGAAGGAGACTTGGATGGTGATGGAGCATTGGATGAAAATGAGTTTTGCATACTCATGGTCAGACTTAGCCCAGAGATGATGCAGGATGCTGAAACATGGCTTGAAAAAGCACTCCAACAACAGTTCAACCCCGGCTGCTTCTGA
- the LOC107839345 gene encoding probable serine/threonine-protein kinase WNK10 isoform X4: MSFGAGSGSSYHSGNGVRVESPLRHSSSNHGGFFGSSANDRPVNQADYVEKDPTGRYVRYSEVLGKGAFKTVYKAFDLLDGIEVAWSRVKVEDVLQSPNNLGKLYAEMHLLRKLKHDNIMKFCDSWVDGKKRTVNMITELFTSGNLRQYRKKYRSVDMKAIKNWARQILQGLDYLHSQNPPIIHRDLKCDNIFVNGNTGEIKIGDLGLATIMEQPTVKSVIGTPEFMAPELYEEEYNELVDIYSFGMCMLELVTFEYPYSECKNPAQIFKKVSSGVKPASLGKVTDPQIKAFIEKCLVPVSLRLPAKDLLKDPFLQTENLSEPTHSLLLSPYQSPRSLSSLKSAPHSMDVDSEYNQSVYTDSHCGSPCAPTLEFQRFHQNNEFKLTGKKKDENSISLTLRIKSPSVAAEMVEHLELADHDVDFIADFIDYLIMKILPSWKPSDYFSSGGRSQREESIENYLTLSPITTTSNAQQDDIPVLNMNNQIGSTHRADEDKLYANSNGTSCHVTFASPSHLENVIDGECQGSSATEVMEKDSSAKNSFGFGDYFTCADIISKGSSGNLSELEFMGVFHDDGNGGDYVDCILSNEFGKNLNLEVTLTDTDRDSKRMSLSSNCSFLSLVEKDDQDNELKLELDTIESQYQQCFQELARMKLEAIDACRKRWTTKKKLAGN, encoded by the exons ATGAGTTTCGGGGCTGGATCGGGATCTTCTTATCATTCTGGAAATGGAGTTAGAGTTGAAAGCCCTTTGCGACATTCTTCGAGTAACCACGGTGGATTTTTTGGTTCATCTGCTAATGATCGACCCGTTAACCAAGCCGATTATGTAGAGAAAGACCCTACGGGTCGATATGTTCGG TACAGTGAGGTGTTGGGCAAGGGAGCATTCAAGACTGT CTACAAGGCATTTGACTTACTTGATGGTATTGAAGTTGCATGGAGCCGAGTGAAAGTCGAGGATGTTTTGCAATCACCTAACAATTTGGGAAAGTTATATGCGGAGATGCATCTTCTTAGAAAATTGAAGCATGACAATATAATGAAGTTCTGTGATTCATGGGTTGATGGCAAGAAGAGAACAGTTAACATGATCACTGAACTCTTCACATCTGGGAACTTAAGGCA ATACCGCAAGAAGTATAGAAGCGTTGATATGAAGGCAATAAAGAATTGGGCAAGGCAAATACTTCAAGGGTTAGACTATCTTCACAGTCAGAACCCTCCCATCATTCATAGGGACTTGAAGTGTGACAACATATTTGTCAATGGAAATACTGGAGAAATTAAGATTGGGGACCTTGGATTGGCTACCATTATGGAGCAGCCTACTGTTAAGAGTGTCATTG GGACCCCGGAATTTATGGCCCCGGAGCTTTACGAAGAAGAATACAATGAACTGGTTGACATATATTCCTTCGGCATGTGTATGTTGGAACTAGTAACCTTTGAATATCCTTACAGTGAATGCAAAAATCCTGCTCAAATTTTTAAGAAAGTTAGCTCA GGTGTTAAACCTGCTTCCCTCGGCAAAGTTACTGATCCCCAAATCAAAGCATTCATCGAGAAATGCCTGGTTCCTGTTTCTCTGAGGTTGCCTGCCAAGGACCTTCTCAAAGATCCGTTTCTTCAGACTGAGAATTTAAGTGAGCCAACGCATAGTCTTTTGCTTTCACCTTACCAAAGTCCAAGATCATTAAGTTCATTGAAATCTGCACCTCATTCAATGGATGTAGATTCCGAGTATAATCAATCAGTTTATACAGACTCCCATTGTGGAAGTCCTTGTGCTCCGACATTGGAATTTCAGAGGTTTCATCagaataatgaatttaaattGACAGGTAAGAAGAAGGATGAGAACTCAATTTCACTGACCTTGCGAATTAAAAGCCCTTCAG TTGCAGCGGAGATGGTTGAACATTTGGAACTAGCTGATCATGATGTAGATTTTATTGCTGACTTCATTGACTATCTAATAATGAAAATTTTGCCTAGTTGGAAGCCTTCTGATTATTTTTCTAGTGGAGGGAGAAGCCAAAGAGAAGAATCTATAGAGAACTACCTCACCTTGTCGCCCATCACTACCACATCTAATGCTCAGCAAGATGATATTCCAGTTCTCAATATGAATAACCAAATTGGTAGTACTCATCGAGCTGATGAAGATAAATTGTATGCGAATTCAAATGGCACTTCTTGTCACGTTACTTTTGCTTCCCCGTCACATTTGGAAAATGTGATAGATGGAGAGTGTCAAGGTTCATCTGCTACTGAAGTAATGGAAAAAGATTCTTCTGCAAAGAATTCATTTGGATTTGGGGACTACTTTACATGTGCAGATATAATCTCTAAAGGTTCTAGTGGAAACTTATCAGAGCTAGAGTTCATGGGCGTGTTTCATGACGATGGAAATGGTGGCGATTATGTAGACTGCATATTATCAAATGAATTTGGAAAGAATCTGAATCTGGAGGTGACCTTGACGGATACAGATAGAGATTCTAAACGCATGAGTTTGTCCAGCAATTGTTCATTTTTATCGTTAGTAGAGAAAGATGATCAAGACAACGAGTTAAAGTTAGAGCTTGATACAATTGaatcacaatatcaacaatgcTTTCAAGAACTCGCAAGAATGAAGCTGGAGGCAATAGACGCGTGCAGAAAAAGATGGACCACAAAGAAAAAGTTGGCAGGTAATTAA
- the LOC107839345 gene encoding probable serine/threonine-protein kinase WNK10 isoform X3, with product MSFGAGSGSSYHSGNGVRVESPLRHSSSNHGGFFGSSANDRPVNQADYVEKDPTGRYVRYSEVLGKGAFKTVYKAFDLLDGIEVAWSRVKVEDVLQSPNNLGKLYAEMHLLRKLKHDNIMKFCDSWVDGKKRTVNMITELFTSGNLRQYRKKYRSVDMKAIKNWARQILQGLDYLHSQNPPIIHRDLKCDNIFVNGNTGEIKIGDLGLATIMEQPTVKSVIGTPEFMAPELYEEEYNELVDIYSFGMCMLELVTFEYPYSECKNPAQIFKKVSSGVKPASLGKVTDPQIKAFIEKCLVPVSLRLPAKDLLKDPFLQTENLSEPTHSLLLSPYQSPRSLSSLKSAPHSMDVDSEYNQSVYTDSHCGSPCAPTLEFQRFHQNNEFKLTGKKKDENSISLTLRIKSPSAEMVEHLELADHDVDFIADFIDYLIMKILPSWKPSDYFSSGGRSQREESIENYLTLSPITTTSNAQQDDIPVLNMNNQIGSTHRADEDKLYANSNGTSCHVTFASPSHLENVIDGECQGSSATEVMEKDSSAKNSFGFGDYFTCADIISKGSSGNLSELEFMGVFHDDGNGGDYVDCILSNEFGKNLNLEVTLTDTDRDSKRMSLSSNCSFLSLVEKDDQDNELKLELDTIESQYQQCFQELARMKLEAIDACRKRWTTKKKLAGSIFNGGKNITDFLSFVQVLMDKIIWHLSRGKVN from the exons ATGAGTTTCGGGGCTGGATCGGGATCTTCTTATCATTCTGGAAATGGAGTTAGAGTTGAAAGCCCTTTGCGACATTCTTCGAGTAACCACGGTGGATTTTTTGGTTCATCTGCTAATGATCGACCCGTTAACCAAGCCGATTATGTAGAGAAAGACCCTACGGGTCGATATGTTCGG TACAGTGAGGTGTTGGGCAAGGGAGCATTCAAGACTGT CTACAAGGCATTTGACTTACTTGATGGTATTGAAGTTGCATGGAGCCGAGTGAAAGTCGAGGATGTTTTGCAATCACCTAACAATTTGGGAAAGTTATATGCGGAGATGCATCTTCTTAGAAAATTGAAGCATGACAATATAATGAAGTTCTGTGATTCATGGGTTGATGGCAAGAAGAGAACAGTTAACATGATCACTGAACTCTTCACATCTGGGAACTTAAGGCA ATACCGCAAGAAGTATAGAAGCGTTGATATGAAGGCAATAAAGAATTGGGCAAGGCAAATACTTCAAGGGTTAGACTATCTTCACAGTCAGAACCCTCCCATCATTCATAGGGACTTGAAGTGTGACAACATATTTGTCAATGGAAATACTGGAGAAATTAAGATTGGGGACCTTGGATTGGCTACCATTATGGAGCAGCCTACTGTTAAGAGTGTCATTG GGACCCCGGAATTTATGGCCCCGGAGCTTTACGAAGAAGAATACAATGAACTGGTTGACATATATTCCTTCGGCATGTGTATGTTGGAACTAGTAACCTTTGAATATCCTTACAGTGAATGCAAAAATCCTGCTCAAATTTTTAAGAAAGTTAGCTCA GGTGTTAAACCTGCTTCCCTCGGCAAAGTTACTGATCCCCAAATCAAAGCATTCATCGAGAAATGCCTGGTTCCTGTTTCTCTGAGGTTGCCTGCCAAGGACCTTCTCAAAGATCCGTTTCTTCAGACTGAGAATTTAAGTGAGCCAACGCATAGTCTTTTGCTTTCACCTTACCAAAGTCCAAGATCATTAAGTTCATTGAAATCTGCACCTCATTCAATGGATGTAGATTCCGAGTATAATCAATCAGTTTATACAGACTCCCATTGTGGAAGTCCTTGTGCTCCGACATTGGAATTTCAGAGGTTTCATCagaataatgaatttaaattGACAGGTAAGAAGAAGGATGAGAACTCAATTTCACTGACCTTGCGAATTAAAAGCCCTTCAG CGGAGATGGTTGAACATTTGGAACTAGCTGATCATGATGTAGATTTTATTGCTGACTTCATTGACTATCTAATAATGAAAATTTTGCCTAGTTGGAAGCCTTCTGATTATTTTTCTAGTGGAGGGAGAAGCCAAAGAGAAGAATCTATAGAGAACTACCTCACCTTGTCGCCCATCACTACCACATCTAATGCTCAGCAAGATGATATTCCAGTTCTCAATATGAATAACCAAATTGGTAGTACTCATCGAGCTGATGAAGATAAATTGTATGCGAATTCAAATGGCACTTCTTGTCACGTTACTTTTGCTTCCCCGTCACATTTGGAAAATGTGATAGATGGAGAGTGTCAAGGTTCATCTGCTACTGAAGTAATGGAAAAAGATTCTTCTGCAAAGAATTCATTTGGATTTGGGGACTACTTTACATGTGCAGATATAATCTCTAAAGGTTCTAGTGGAAACTTATCAGAGCTAGAGTTCATGGGCGTGTTTCATGACGATGGAAATGGTGGCGATTATGTAGACTGCATATTATCAAATGAATTTGGAAAGAATCTGAATCTGGAGGTGACCTTGACGGATACAGATAGAGATTCTAAACGCATGAGTTTGTCCAGCAATTGTTCATTTTTATCGTTAGTAGAGAAAGATGATCAAGACAACGAGTTAAAGTTAGAGCTTGATACAATTGaatcacaatatcaacaatgcTTTCAAGAACTCGCAAGAATGAAGCTGGAGGCAATAGACGCGTGCAGAAAAAGATGGACCACAAAGAAAAAGTTGGCAG GTTCGATTTTCAATGGAGGCAAAAACATCACTGATTTCTTATCATTTGTCCAAGTTTTGATGGATAAAATTATTTGGCACCTTAGTCGAGGCAAGGTAAATTAG
- the LOC107839345 gene encoding probable serine/threonine-protein kinase WNK10 isoform X2 → MSFGAGSGSSYHSGNGVRVESPLRHSSSNHGGFFGSSANDRPVNQADYVEKDPTGRYVRYSEVLGKGAFKTVYKAFDLLDGIEVAWSRVKVEDVLQSPNNLGKLYAEMHLLRKLKHDNIMKFCDSWVDGKKRTVNMITELFTSGNLRQYRKKYRSVDMKAIKNWARQILQGLDYLHSQNPPIIHRDLKCDNIFVNGNTGEIKIGDLGLATIMEQPTVKSVIGTPEFMAPELYEEEYNELVDIYSFGMCMLELVTFEYPYSECKNPAQIFKKVSSGVKPASLGKVTDPQIKAFIEKCLVPVSLRLPAKDLLKDPFLQTENLSEPTHSLLLSPYQSPRSLSSLKSAPHSMDVDSEYNQSVYTDSHCGSPCAPTLEFQRFHQNNEFKLTGKKKDENSISLTLRIKSPSGRIRNIHFNFYLYTDTALLVAAEMVEHLELADHDVDFIADFIDYLIMKILPSWKPSDYFSSGGRSQREESIENYLTLSPITTTSNAQQDDIPVLNMNNQIGSTHRADEDKLYANSNGTSCHVTFASPSHLENVIDGECQGSSATEVMEKDSSAKNSFGFGDYFTCADIISKGSSGNLSELEFMGVFHDDGNGGDYVDCILSNEFGKNLNLEVTLTDTDRDSKRMSLSSNCSFLSLVEKDDQDNELKLELDTIESQYQQCFQELARMKLEAIDACRKRWTTKKKLADGKITWITRVLLLQMPEFCSRS, encoded by the exons ATGAGTTTCGGGGCTGGATCGGGATCTTCTTATCATTCTGGAAATGGAGTTAGAGTTGAAAGCCCTTTGCGACATTCTTCGAGTAACCACGGTGGATTTTTTGGTTCATCTGCTAATGATCGACCCGTTAACCAAGCCGATTATGTAGAGAAAGACCCTACGGGTCGATATGTTCGG TACAGTGAGGTGTTGGGCAAGGGAGCATTCAAGACTGT CTACAAGGCATTTGACTTACTTGATGGTATTGAAGTTGCATGGAGCCGAGTGAAAGTCGAGGATGTTTTGCAATCACCTAACAATTTGGGAAAGTTATATGCGGAGATGCATCTTCTTAGAAAATTGAAGCATGACAATATAATGAAGTTCTGTGATTCATGGGTTGATGGCAAGAAGAGAACAGTTAACATGATCACTGAACTCTTCACATCTGGGAACTTAAGGCA ATACCGCAAGAAGTATAGAAGCGTTGATATGAAGGCAATAAAGAATTGGGCAAGGCAAATACTTCAAGGGTTAGACTATCTTCACAGTCAGAACCCTCCCATCATTCATAGGGACTTGAAGTGTGACAACATATTTGTCAATGGAAATACTGGAGAAATTAAGATTGGGGACCTTGGATTGGCTACCATTATGGAGCAGCCTACTGTTAAGAGTGTCATTG GGACCCCGGAATTTATGGCCCCGGAGCTTTACGAAGAAGAATACAATGAACTGGTTGACATATATTCCTTCGGCATGTGTATGTTGGAACTAGTAACCTTTGAATATCCTTACAGTGAATGCAAAAATCCTGCTCAAATTTTTAAGAAAGTTAGCTCA GGTGTTAAACCTGCTTCCCTCGGCAAAGTTACTGATCCCCAAATCAAAGCATTCATCGAGAAATGCCTGGTTCCTGTTTCTCTGAGGTTGCCTGCCAAGGACCTTCTCAAAGATCCGTTTCTTCAGACTGAGAATTTAAGTGAGCCAACGCATAGTCTTTTGCTTTCACCTTACCAAAGTCCAAGATCATTAAGTTCATTGAAATCTGCACCTCATTCAATGGATGTAGATTCCGAGTATAATCAATCAGTTTATACAGACTCCCATTGTGGAAGTCCTTGTGCTCCGACATTGGAATTTCAGAGGTTTCATCagaataatgaatttaaattGACAGGTAAGAAGAAGGATGAGAACTCAATTTCACTGACCTTGCGAATTAAAAGCCCTTCAG GCAGAATAAGGAATATACACTTCAACTTTTATCTTTATACTGACACTGCACTCTTAGTTGCAGCGGAGATGGTTGAACATTTGGAACTAGCTGATCATGATGTAGATTTTATTGCTGACTTCATTGACTATCTAATAATGAAAATTTTGCCTAGTTGGAAGCCTTCTGATTATTTTTCTAGTGGAGGGAGAAGCCAAAGAGAAGAATCTATAGAGAACTACCTCACCTTGTCGCCCATCACTACCACATCTAATGCTCAGCAAGATGATATTCCAGTTCTCAATATGAATAACCAAATTGGTAGTACTCATCGAGCTGATGAAGATAAATTGTATGCGAATTCAAATGGCACTTCTTGTCACGTTACTTTTGCTTCCCCGTCACATTTGGAAAATGTGATAGATGGAGAGTGTCAAGGTTCATCTGCTACTGAAGTAATGGAAAAAGATTCTTCTGCAAAGAATTCATTTGGATTTGGGGACTACTTTACATGTGCAGATATAATCTCTAAAGGTTCTAGTGGAAACTTATCAGAGCTAGAGTTCATGGGCGTGTTTCATGACGATGGAAATGGTGGCGATTATGTAGACTGCATATTATCAAATGAATTTGGAAAGAATCTGAATCTGGAGGTGACCTTGACGGATACAGATAGAGATTCTAAACGCATGAGTTTGTCCAGCAATTGTTCATTTTTATCGTTAGTAGAGAAAGATGATCAAGACAACGAGTTAAAGTTAGAGCTTGATACAATTGaatcacaatatcaacaatgcTTTCAAGAACTCGCAAGAATGAAGCTGGAGGCAATAGACGCGTGCAGAAAAAGATGGACCACAAAGAAAAAGTTGGCAG ATGGAAAAATCACGTGGATTACGAGGGTATTGCTGCTTCAAATGCCGGAATTTTGTAGCAGATCATAA
- the LOC107839345 gene encoding probable serine/threonine-protein kinase WNK10 isoform X1, producing MSFGAGSGSSYHSGNGVRVESPLRHSSSNHGGFFGSSANDRPVNQADYVEKDPTGRYVRYSEVLGKGAFKTVYKAFDLLDGIEVAWSRVKVEDVLQSPNNLGKLYAEMHLLRKLKHDNIMKFCDSWVDGKKRTVNMITELFTSGNLRQYRKKYRSVDMKAIKNWARQILQGLDYLHSQNPPIIHRDLKCDNIFVNGNTGEIKIGDLGLATIMEQPTVKSVIGTPEFMAPELYEEEYNELVDIYSFGMCMLELVTFEYPYSECKNPAQIFKKVSSGVKPASLGKVTDPQIKAFIEKCLVPVSLRLPAKDLLKDPFLQTENLSEPTHSLLLSPYQSPRSLSSLKSAPHSMDVDSEYNQSVYTDSHCGSPCAPTLEFQRFHQNNEFKLTGKKKDENSISLTLRIKSPSGRIRNIHFNFYLYTDTALLVAAEMVEHLELADHDVDFIADFIDYLIMKILPSWKPSDYFSSGGRSQREESIENYLTLSPITTTSNAQQDDIPVLNMNNQIGSTHRADEDKLYANSNGTSCHVTFASPSHLENVIDGECQGSSATEVMEKDSSAKNSFGFGDYFTCADIISKGSSGNLSELEFMGVFHDDGNGGDYVDCILSNEFGKNLNLEVTLTDTDRDSKRMSLSSNCSFLSLVEKDDQDNELKLELDTIESQYQQCFQELARMKLEAIDACRKRWTTKKKLAGSIFNGGKNITDFLSFVQVLMDKIIWHLSRGKVN from the exons ATGAGTTTCGGGGCTGGATCGGGATCTTCTTATCATTCTGGAAATGGAGTTAGAGTTGAAAGCCCTTTGCGACATTCTTCGAGTAACCACGGTGGATTTTTTGGTTCATCTGCTAATGATCGACCCGTTAACCAAGCCGATTATGTAGAGAAAGACCCTACGGGTCGATATGTTCGG TACAGTGAGGTGTTGGGCAAGGGAGCATTCAAGACTGT CTACAAGGCATTTGACTTACTTGATGGTATTGAAGTTGCATGGAGCCGAGTGAAAGTCGAGGATGTTTTGCAATCACCTAACAATTTGGGAAAGTTATATGCGGAGATGCATCTTCTTAGAAAATTGAAGCATGACAATATAATGAAGTTCTGTGATTCATGGGTTGATGGCAAGAAGAGAACAGTTAACATGATCACTGAACTCTTCACATCTGGGAACTTAAGGCA ATACCGCAAGAAGTATAGAAGCGTTGATATGAAGGCAATAAAGAATTGGGCAAGGCAAATACTTCAAGGGTTAGACTATCTTCACAGTCAGAACCCTCCCATCATTCATAGGGACTTGAAGTGTGACAACATATTTGTCAATGGAAATACTGGAGAAATTAAGATTGGGGACCTTGGATTGGCTACCATTATGGAGCAGCCTACTGTTAAGAGTGTCATTG GGACCCCGGAATTTATGGCCCCGGAGCTTTACGAAGAAGAATACAATGAACTGGTTGACATATATTCCTTCGGCATGTGTATGTTGGAACTAGTAACCTTTGAATATCCTTACAGTGAATGCAAAAATCCTGCTCAAATTTTTAAGAAAGTTAGCTCA GGTGTTAAACCTGCTTCCCTCGGCAAAGTTACTGATCCCCAAATCAAAGCATTCATCGAGAAATGCCTGGTTCCTGTTTCTCTGAGGTTGCCTGCCAAGGACCTTCTCAAAGATCCGTTTCTTCAGACTGAGAATTTAAGTGAGCCAACGCATAGTCTTTTGCTTTCACCTTACCAAAGTCCAAGATCATTAAGTTCATTGAAATCTGCACCTCATTCAATGGATGTAGATTCCGAGTATAATCAATCAGTTTATACAGACTCCCATTGTGGAAGTCCTTGTGCTCCGACATTGGAATTTCAGAGGTTTCATCagaataatgaatttaaattGACAGGTAAGAAGAAGGATGAGAACTCAATTTCACTGACCTTGCGAATTAAAAGCCCTTCAG GCAGAATAAGGAATATACACTTCAACTTTTATCTTTATACTGACACTGCACTCTTAGTTGCAGCGGAGATGGTTGAACATTTGGAACTAGCTGATCATGATGTAGATTTTATTGCTGACTTCATTGACTATCTAATAATGAAAATTTTGCCTAGTTGGAAGCCTTCTGATTATTTTTCTAGTGGAGGGAGAAGCCAAAGAGAAGAATCTATAGAGAACTACCTCACCTTGTCGCCCATCACTACCACATCTAATGCTCAGCAAGATGATATTCCAGTTCTCAATATGAATAACCAAATTGGTAGTACTCATCGAGCTGATGAAGATAAATTGTATGCGAATTCAAATGGCACTTCTTGTCACGTTACTTTTGCTTCCCCGTCACATTTGGAAAATGTGATAGATGGAGAGTGTCAAGGTTCATCTGCTACTGAAGTAATGGAAAAAGATTCTTCTGCAAAGAATTCATTTGGATTTGGGGACTACTTTACATGTGCAGATATAATCTCTAAAGGTTCTAGTGGAAACTTATCAGAGCTAGAGTTCATGGGCGTGTTTCATGACGATGGAAATGGTGGCGATTATGTAGACTGCATATTATCAAATGAATTTGGAAAGAATCTGAATCTGGAGGTGACCTTGACGGATACAGATAGAGATTCTAAACGCATGAGTTTGTCCAGCAATTGTTCATTTTTATCGTTAGTAGAGAAAGATGATCAAGACAACGAGTTAAAGTTAGAGCTTGATACAATTGaatcacaatatcaacaatgcTTTCAAGAACTCGCAAGAATGAAGCTGGAGGCAATAGACGCGTGCAGAAAAAGATGGACCACAAAGAAAAAGTTGGCAG GTTCGATTTTCAATGGAGGCAAAAACATCACTGATTTCTTATCATTTGTCCAAGTTTTGATGGATAAAATTATTTGGCACCTTAGTCGAGGCAAGGTAAATTAG